A stretch of DNA from Lycium ferocissimum isolate CSIRO_LF1 chromosome 4, AGI_CSIRO_Lferr_CH_V1, whole genome shotgun sequence:
gaactctagaatattccatacatgtcaccaacacaaattcaagggagatcaaggatcaaacaccaataatcaaaGGGAAACAAGTGTATGGGTGCCATTAGTggttgctagaagtcaagaatctctttggagttgaagtagggttttctccaaatgaagtattttcatccaaagcccattcctatataatcaaaggttagttttatgatcatctcatgttactaagaatattgaatggttgaatgacttggattaaggaaggaagtagaatatggagctcaaatgtgaaaataatggtattcttgaatagtagttcgacttgaatcatagttcttgacatgttatgagtataatcttgctataaaTGATATagatgatgttaaagaagtattatatgagcatgaatatggTGCTATACTgtagctatggttatggatgactttgagagggaattttgagaattgaataatgtttagcTTAATGAAgtgtattgattatgatattgtgggtgttgttgttgacatttaggagttgttatattatatggaggaagttgtagaaacaaaggagatgctgcccaattttcattagctttagcttaagcttaagtatgtttccggttatctaatcttagtacggattctcttgaatgtagaaaggTGAgcattggagggaagcgtttaatGGATAAAGTTAAAGaggcgtaaaggtatgtaaggctagccccttcttttaaaggcattactcttttcttatattcccatgatcttcttacatcctAAAAGATAAAAGTTAGAGATCCTCAAGAGCTTCTTATGAATTAAAGATGAGACATGTTttatgaccatgatgatgagAATGATGCTAGTATGAGCTTGATAACTTTAGCTTCATGACTTCATTGATGTTATACCTTCTTGTTACCTCACCTAATggtattagttccttcaaggtgaggcatagcGATGgtgattattccataacgtaatcggaggttaccgacctcacgtcactccgatggagttacAGCTTttcttgagctctcatgcatgcattatattatgtatacatatgattacactgcgcctatatggccgggcagtcaccactacgacAGGCGTAGTGGgtagctatgatgatgattacaccatgtaTAAATGGgttgggcagacaccactagtgggcggcttgagatgttttACCCCGGACGctggaggcctggacgcgggctaatgatgatcacagcttacctatatggacgggcagtttatatatatatatatatatgatgtttcttgttagcatgcatgattccgtcttaagaggcaatcagttacaggttatctattcatcttatattctcttacttctttattatgttgacatacatgccttacataatcagcacattgttcgtactaacgtccttttctttcatgGACGTTgtgatcatgcccacaggtagacagggagatggcgtagacgcttaggagcttactcagcagttgtacaggagcactccactactccggagctgccacttcttggtatattcttttgtgcacatatttggggcatggcggggtcctgtcccgcccttatgatttcagtcttcagttagaggctcgtagatacttatgtgtgggttgtagatgttatgtgacctCTCCATTGTAGAtcttgtacatcatttttgtagtctTATGGGCCCATGCTTATATATGTTATGGGAGACGTTTGgagattgtttcatgataagttgtgttgagaatgatatatgcccaggttgagtatgatagatagcatgatgaaTGGTGCtcagtagtcagctccgggtacccgtcatggctcacgagttgggtcgtgacaggtgaGACAACATTTATCGGGCCAAACATAGTTCAAGATGCTTTAATAATGAGATAGTTATTCAAGAATGGCTTAAAACAACTCAAAGCCGTTATTTTGCGAGTATCTAAATCTTCATGATTAACttggaaaaattaaaaggaGAGAAAAGGAAAGTATTTTGAATTACAATTAACCATGTtcctttaaatttaaaatatagtaTTACAAGTTATTGCCACATTTGTCAAAGTAGCTTCACAACACTTACAATAAATGACTAACACTTTATtaacttgtgggattacactgggtatgttgttgttgcttttCAGAATGTTGTCAGAATGTTTTTCTGGTAAAAGAACTGGCCAGAAGGCCCATCTTCAGGCAAAAGGGCGAGAAGTATTGGGCCTTCAGCAGCATCTTGTGGAGTCAAAGGCCCAGTATTACAAGTAATGTCTGTCTTGGTATAGCCTGGGCAAATGCAGTTGACACATATGGAAGAGTACTTTTGGGCCAAAATTCTTGTGTGTGCATTCATGGCTGCTTTTGAGACTCTATAAGCTGCGATATTAGTGGGCCAGCCCTTTTCTTTTAATAGGCCCTCCTTGAAGTCCTTAAGAAACTCATTGAGTACTTCATCCACTTTTTCTGCTGTAAGGCCTACTCCATCACTTAAAGTCTTTATGGCCCATTCATTTGATACCAGCTGAACAtgtattttaaaaagaagaaaaaaaaaaagtgcagtataagaaaacaaaaaagatgatAAAAAGGCAAGAGAAAAATAGTATTGTGAGTTGAAACTGTCCCTTTTAGAGCCCATTCAGATTAGCTTAATGTAAATAGATGATAAGTATTACGTGCTTTTAAATGTTGAAATTAATTTTGTAAGTAAGTtgttacgtgtttggataaaagtgtcAAAATTAGTAACAAGCAAATGATGTGTTTGGTAAAAGAGTGTTGATAATTTGTTCcattattaaaaaatcaaatgcccttaattttttttaataaaattattaatttaaaagtatCTTTGCAAGGAAAAGGATGAACGACAAATATAGAATGTAGAGGAAGTTAgcaattttgttttgaaaaagtactttgagaattaaaagatattaaggataaaatagtaaaaaaaattggtcaaaCTGAAAGTGCTTATAAGCGGAAAAATCACAAGATAAGGGTGACCAACTTATGACTCTAGGCTTAAAGTACTTGatttataagcacttttaaTGTTTAACAAACGCgtaaataagcaaaaaaaatgcttataaactagtttgaccaacttataaagTTAGTCAAACACCCTCTTAGAACTACGACCCTAAGCATTTGTTCAAAAACAGGTGTAATGGTTTTTCCGAAACTTCTTTTCGTATTATATCAATATTATATCAAGAATTAACAAAATTCTcgcaaagaaaaaataaaaaacttttctCTAAAGACATTATGGAAACAAATTTGCAATTTAGCAAGTCGTTAttagtaaaaggaaaaaatacaaTCATACCTTTATCTTTCCAAGCAAAGAAGAAACATTAACAACTCTTGGTGAAGGAGACAAGAGGAGTAGTGGAATAAAGGGATCAATCATTCCTTTTGCTCCATAATAATTAGTGTTTATACATTCTACTGCCCATTCAAATTCTCTATCAATTTTCCAGTTGACTTGATTGGAACTTCATCCTCCTGCATTAGTATATTTCAGAGTTAACCATAttaatacaaaattcaattacTATCAATGAGTTTATTTTACTCACAATTGTATTTTTTATGGTATTGTATATTTTACAAGGGAGAGAATGGTAGATAAGAGTTGACACAATTTGAaccttaacaacaacaacaacaacatactgaGTGTAATCCCACAACACTTGGAACTTTAATGGTAAAAAATACTTTGAAATAGGTGGTTATATCAACATAAATGATCAAGCTTTAGACTAATGGTTACAACGCTATCTAGTATTCGCAAATGAGAAAAAGGATAGTGGTATATTAAGCATCTTGGTATAACGAAAAACTTTTTCCGGAGAATTGTttacaagaaaattattttttcttggttagtattttttttttttttgtcagttTCCATCAAATGGAGGAAGATAATTTTGCCTTACTTTGGGCgaaaattattctcttcaaTCTTCATAACTATCTTTCGGAGCTTCATAACAATAATCTAGTTAACCAACGCTGATACATTAATACCAACTTTTGATTATATTGAAAAACTTCATTATAACATTATCTAATTTGTTGAcattattattaatctttaataaataattctccgtaaaaatattttcaactaTTCAATCTAACTATGTTGTGTGGAGTAGAGTGTTGGCTAGTCAAGAACCCCCATgctcagaagatgaaagttgcgaaAATGAAGATGTTGATATAGATGTGTGGGCATAGTAGGAGAGAGAggataaaaaatgaagatattccggacaaggtgggagtggtcTAGTGGCAGATGAGGAATGTAAAAAGCCCCACATTGGTGGGTTAAAAGGTACATGGTCTCCTTATATGAACTTGGGCAATTCTCCCCttatgagctagcttttgggatAGAGTTAGGCCCAAGATCCATTTCTTACATGGTATCAAAGTCAGGCCCGCCCAATCCATTATTACCGATGTTGTGCCCGAATATTAAAATTGTCCACGCACCAGATGTCCAGCCCTGGGCATGAGGTGCGGTATTAAGAGCCCCACATCGGTGGGTTAGAGGATACATGATCTCCTTATATAGACTTGGGCAATCCtccctcatgagctagcttttggggttgagttaggtcTTAGATCCATTTCTTTACAGGAAGGCAAGGgtacatgtgaagaggagacaCGCAGATGCCCCAGTGAAGAGCTGTGAGAGGTTGACGATGGTGGATTTAAGGAGAGGTATAGGCAGgccaaagaagtattggggagaagtgattagacaggacatggtgtatcttcttcttcttatcgaggacatgaccctagataggGGGATACAAAGGTCGTGGATTAAGGTAGACAATTAGCTATTAGGTAGTAGCGCATTGTCTCACTCTTCTCGGATAGGCTTGGTGGTAGTTTGGAGCATTGTATCTGCTTCTCCTTTCATACCAGTAGTAGTAGTATCATCCTCGTAGTTCCTTGTTCTTCGATTTTCTGTTACTATCTATTGTtttttgtacttcgattatcgcATTATTTAGTTGTTTTTTCTCTCAGAGTGTTATGTCTTGCTTTCTTATTATTTGTCATGGTTTCTTCACTTccgtattttatttttgctaaACTGCTTTGAATTATTTTCCTTGAACCGaaggtctatcggaaacagccgcTCTACCTTCACAGGGTAAGAGTAAGGTCTGCACACATTAtccttcccagaccccacttatAAGATTATActtggtttgttgttgttattgttgttgtaatccAACACCGAAAACATTTTTTACGAATATATAGGATTGGAAAATGTAGCGAAAAATAAAGAACCAACCTCAGTTGTGTTGCTTAAACCTCGAGCAACTTCTCTTTCTATCATCTCCGCAAGGATTGAAACATCTGCCTCTACCATTAATCCATTAACTCCTGCATTATTTACCTGCAATTATCCAATTTCACAATTCCTtatcatggaaaaataaaaataaactgaGTATTAAGTACTCCCTCAGTGTCAATTTATGTgccttcatttcttttttagtccATCCCAAAATGAATGTCACATTTCCTTATTAAGCAATTCTTTAATGACATCAtctctattttacccttgttggGCCCACTTACTTTTAAAGATGTGTATTTGTTGTAAAGAAAAGTCAACAAAAGTAGGCACTAAAGTAAGGGCAatcttgtaaacataacaaagtCGTTccttatttcttaaattccgtgccCGATCAAATGATactacataaattgagacggagggagtaataaatttGTAGTATAACATACAAATAATTTTAAGGTGGTTTATTATTAGTTCCTAAAGTTAATTAACTAACACAGAAGAATGACCTTTTCAATTACTTATAGTAGAGTTAAATCTAAGTAAACTCGTCTCGTGTGTAATAAGAAAGATCAACCTTCTGGTTTTTTAGAGTTCCATTAACCACATATTTCCTAACAAATCAAGTACTTGTACATATGTCGATAATGCATTTTAAAAAGAGGGGGCGTGGGACGGCGCATTTTACTTAGTACCGGTCGAGGCATGGATTGTAAGTCCcatgaatttttaatttttgaaaacttaAACTTTAATAAAATAGCATAATAACACAAAAAATGTAGAAAGCAcattgagcccgtttggattggcttattttaagtgcttttaagccaaaacagtTTTTAAGCCATTTTGTAGtgtttggataaagtgaaaaagtgcttttaagcacttttttttaagtcaaaataagCCAAAGCCAAAAGCTTATGCTTAAAAGtcacttaaaataagcccatccaaacgggctcaaacGTTTAAGAAAACTAAAGAACTCCCCCAAAATAAAATATCTAGCATATATTCACAGGTACAAACAATgcaatagcattaaaatcatcatGAGATATAAATTAACTATGTCTTAGCATctaaataattgaaaattttcaacTTCTTAAAGTATAAAAGGTTAAATTTACTCCTGAACTATGCGAAATATAATTGCCATCCATTAATAGTTGATATCAAATTTTCCCCTGAACTTTGTGAAATGGAACAAATCTGCCCTTATTTTAAACGGTGCAAGCTTAGCACCTAGTAATGACATGTGTCACGCAATTAAGGATTAATCTTTTTAAACGGAGGAAAAATTAGACCCTTTCGCATTGCTCAGCGGAAAAATTGACCCTTTCGCATAGTTTAACGACAAAATTGATCCTTTCTCCTAATTTTgagttttctaatttttttttttttgttcctccTTTCTCTCTTTCCGCTACTACCTCTACCACAAATCACCCTTTCTTCCTCCTTCCTCCTTTCTCCTTTCTCCTTATCTCTCTTCCCACCACCATTGTTGCCATCACCTCCACCACCAtcttctcttttcattttctttctctttctatcTCCCCGTCACCCCACCACCACCTACACCACTATGAGGAAATGAGCTAAACGACTTAAACATGCAACATAGAATACTAATGCAGGTGTATAGCTGCAGAGGGGTTAAAGGAGGAATAAAGGGTTTGGCGGTAGATGTAGTGCTCggagagagaaaagaggaaCAAAATGTGACCCCTATGCAGCTATACAGTTTTTTATCCCTCTTTTCTCTCCCCGCGCCAATGCATCTATCGTCAATCACCCTTTCTTCCTCCTTTGATATCTATACAGCTATACACCTGCATTTAAATAGTATTTTATATTACATGTTCAAGTCATTTAGCCCATTCCCTACTAGAGGTGTAGGTGGAGTGTGGTAACAGGAAgagggaaagaaaaatgaaaggggAAGGGAAAAAGGTGGTGGAGGTAATGATAACAATGGTGGCAGGAAGAGATGTTACATCTCGTATTTTCATACGTCAAGTACGTCGTAAGTCAATTGACGTAAGCTTGGAAATGGGATCATCCTTGAACTTATACAAAGTAAGTTAATCATGTTACCTTGGAGGTTATAAAGGTTTAAGATCATGATCAGCAAGTACCAAGAGGGTTAGAAGTTAAATGAGTCGAAGAAGATAAGTTTCATCGAAACTCGGCAAGTTGGGAATGTCATAATCCGTACTTTTAGGGAAGACTAGGAGGGCTTAACATCCTAAAATGGGCATTTTATGAGGTATTTTAGTTGTATGATAGTCGTGTGTTACGTTTTGAAGTCAAGCGAGTTGTAAAACAAAAGTCGAAAAAAGTTGTCCCAAGTTACGTTTATAAGTTacctgaaatttgggtcagatgtcaCTGAGCTTTTCTTCCAATCTACTTAGAGTTACGGGTCGATCCACCCACTAAACTgaaggtctacgagtctagtaTCCAACACATTAAACTGCTCACCGAtacgacgtcggagtagagagatattcgcgtTTTCGTGAGACTGCGCAGGCAGCCCCTGTTGGGACCCACGTAGGCAGTGGGaaatttcttttgatatataAGTCAGTGGCTTGCTTATCTAAACTCATTTTTGACACCAACAGATCTTAAATACCCCCAAAATACTGTCTAAAGGGTTTCTACATGATTCAAGGGCAAAACCAAAGGTAAACAACGCAAATCAAACGTTGGGAATCCTGTGGTGCTAGTgagtttcttgttcttcttgtgGTTGCTGATTTTGGAGGGGTTCCTGTAATGACCTGCCTGGTCATTATTGGACCTTTCGTAGCCCGTGTATGAAAACCAAGTTTCTTGTTATAAAATTAGTCTGCAGGGAagttttttgtgtatatttgttttATAGTGATCAAATTGGTAGGAGTTAAAACGTTGTGGGCACAGGTAGGACCGCTACCGACGTGATCCGTGCACCGCCGTAGCGAGTCCGCCATAGCGGACAAAGGCATCATTGCAGCGGTCCGGCGGACTGCACCCAGTTAAAAAAACCTTGTTATGGGATTAAATCCCACTTTTTCACCAAACCTTCTTCTAAGTCGTCACTTGAGAGAATTTTGGGCAGAGCGCATAGAGACTTGAGTAAACCTTTCTAAACCTTCCTTCCTCTATCTTTTCTACAAGTTAATTCCTCACCGTTAGATTTGACCTTATGATGATAACAAACATGGAGCTCTTGAATTGGGAATATAAAGGCAAGGATAGTCAACTATAGAATCTAGAATTCTGCCAATTAGTTTGACCCTCGTTATTGAAATTCGTGCTACTCCTAGACTTTTTCGTCATGGTCTCTGAATTTGGAAGCAAGGGATGAAAAGTCTGTGATTGTTCATGGCACCTgctcggcctcgaggtaggttatggcttacttgagttagactttgattagtgagttgtatatatgttataaaaTTGACAGgaaaaagcatgattaggtcttcggacacggtGTTCGGTTGGACCTTAGATATATTGGTATTCATTGTTGAATTACGTAGGCTTGTAGCCGTTTAGTGAGTAGCTGAACCATGGTGGATAATTGTTAATCTTATGGGGATATGGTGGCGTTTATGTTTTTAGACCGAAAAAGTTAGAAGGTGGGAATTCACATACGTACTGAGTTGATCATTATAGAGGTTGTTGTACTATTGGGTGGGGTGACTCGTGTAGTAATTGCATGTGTCTTCATTAGAGTATTCATGTCGCGAGTTAGCGGAAGTCATGTGTGTGAGTGATGAACAGAGTTAATTGGGTCTcgttatgacttgtggcataatgccttgtgatcttgatattgatattgttgactgatcatattccatattTACTGATGAACTGGAAATACGTGAAATacacattgtgatgagaaacggaatatgtatatacgaaaaggCACATTGACGGGGGgtaaggatgtggcctagttaagggctcgtgatctgaggtcagttccggagcgagtggtacatggacaccatgggtcccctgcaagtcatggctatttgggcaaaCATTACCATCTAGCGTGTGTGTACGGATGTGATACTAACTAGGGTTGCATTACATTTTACTTACTTCCATGCGTGTGATAGAGGTGATACTCGTCttggttgcattgcattgaATCAGACTCATTCTGCGATTTCATACTTGATTTATCCTTATTGTTGAGCGGTTGTGTTTACATGTAACTTCATGGCTCCGTAGCTAATAAGGGAAGGTGATGTTGAAGTGATTTCATTTAGCATGGTCCAAGTTTAAAAGTACGGTTGAGATACAGTTCTGGGTTGTATTGCTTTTACGTAGTTGTCCTTATAATTTGATGAGTGATTATTGGCTAATGTTGGGTAGGGGCTGTCGTGATGTTGTGTCTGATTGTCAAATTACGAGTCTGTTAAAATAAGGAggaaaaagttagaaattagtGGTCTTACTTAGTGTCGGTTGATATGGAGGTTGAGGTCTGTCCTCTGTAAATGGTTGTGGTTTAATTGGTCCAGGAGTCTATCTTAAATGTAACTGTTATTGTCTATTGGTCATTACTTCCTGGTGTTGCGTTGACGAGGTAATGGGATATGAGCATGTTGATGTCAGAACTGTTTAAGTATGGGcaggatttaaaaaggtgttaCGACTGTACctatcttttattttgattgattttatatcgtattgcgtgaactaatcttaatcggcctatgatgcttactaatacgtgtggtgtactgatactactcttgctacatccttttcgggtgtagatgtgtttcaTGTTATTGCCAAAGGTTTCATAGGTCGGAGTGTTGGACATCATCTTATAGCTTCTGTGCATCTCATTCCCAAGCAGAAGTTGTGTcgttttattttaagtttactCCTCTGTATTGTAGAAGCTCTTATATACGTCTAGACTAGGTCCTGAGAAATTGTAAGCTCTAATTTATTAAGAGTGTCACTTATTTTTTCTCAATTAATGTTTATGATTATCAGTTATTGAATGGAAAAATGAGTTTCAATAATGGGTTgcttggtaagggttcgcctactaggagGTAAtcaggtaggtgcccgcacgattcGTAATTTGAATCGTCACAGTTCCAGTTCGTGTGGGGAGTTGTTTTAAGGATCATAAGGTAAGATTTTTCTCCTCCTCCATGTGTTTGAGGTTATAGAACTTGTGACTAGCTTGTACGGCTAAAAACCGGTAAGATAAAGGTTGGAAATCGTAGTTTTGTTGTCATTGTTTGTTGAACTGTAAAGGGTTTAAAGCTATAGTTATGTTAATCATAAACCGAGCTTGTCGCTCGTTGTGTTGTTGCTTGAGTTGGAGGTTGCTGATTCCATGAATTTCTAATTATTCGTGTTATGTAAGGTATTACTCTTGCCCCCTATCATGTGTAAGAGTTAGTTTAAGTCTACGGAAGGTTAGATGGGTGAAGAACATGTTAAATATCGACTAGAAGTTGGAAACGTGTTTTAGTAATctgaaaaatcagttttaagGTTGCTGAACTTTATGGActgttttcttgttattttgTGAAATATAAGGCTGGAAAATAGGATGAATATACTTGTCAACATGTTATAGATATTGTTGAGTTAAAGTAAGGAGTTCATAAGGGGTATCAAGGGTTGTATGGGTTCCAATCTGAGCTTACTGCTCGTCATGATTTGTTGATGACTTGTTAATGATATATTGtatcttgttattgatattgttcttgttgtgttgctctggttgttgttgatgatgtatGGAGTTGGAGGAAGTCAAAGCcataagggagatgctgcccaaatttatttGGACAAGTTACTAGCTTAGAGCTACGAACTTAGTTCCTTCTTGGCATTAATCATGAACCTTATTGCATTGTAGATTGCGTTGTATCGTGGGCTGCTTTAAAAGTATTAAAGAGACAATGagattgaggtatgtaaaggctatccttctttctttgtttggcATGATTCCTTATCGAGCGAGTCCCGACCAAGTGCACAAAGAAGTGCCACTCGCAGAGATTCCATGTCTATGTCGTTTCATGATATTCCTATAGTAGTTTCCCTCGTCGGGATTTCACTTTTAGTTAGCATTGTTGCTCATGTATCTAGTAGATAGAAGTGAGATTGTAGAGTCTAAAGAAGTATATACTTGCTTTCGGGGCTGTGATgtttgccttcggggctattggCCCTACAGATGCCTTCAGGGCTATACAGACGTGCGCTTGCTTTCGGGGCTGTGATgtttgccttcggggctatgatATTTGCCTTCAGGGCTATGATGCTTGCCTACGGGGCTACTGACCATACAGatgccttcggggctatacaGAGGCGCACTTGCCTTTGGGGCTATGATTATACATACagattgccttcggggctacaTTGAGTGCCTATGGGGCTAATCATGCATGTTTAGAAGCCTTATACGAGGCTAAGTAGTTTGATGTCGCATTATTAGTTAATAGATGTCAGAGGCAGAAAAGTACAGCCGGATACTTTATTGACTCTTCAGTTTATGTTCAGTTATCTTATATTTTAGTTCAGTATTAGTTACaatcgccttacatactcggtacattatttcttACTAACGTCTCTTTGCCTGGGGACTCTGTGTTCATGCTCGCATGTTCAGATAGACAGCTAGAGAGACCACCTCAGTAGATTTCCGAGTACcggtgtaacaccccgtaccatTAACTCGGACCTTGAGCATGATCCTAGAccaaaagaaaccaaaagaaaacatgagcCTAGACTAAGGCATCACTGCGAATCGCATGTGCTACGCGAGTCGCGAGGTGGTGTCGCATCGCCGACGAGAGAGGTGCCAAGGAAGATGTAGTCCGTGCACCACATGCGACACCATGTGCGATTCGCATGTtacacatgcgagtcgcatatgTCATCGCATCTGGTACGAGAGAGGTACCAAAGAATGACGTGAAGGTATGCGGCACACTGCGACGGTTACGGTGAAATATGCGACCGCATGTTGCACATGCGACACCATGTGCGAATCGCACATGGTGCACGGGGGTATTTGTGTACGAAAGTTTTCCTCGTTTTTGGACATCCTATAAATAGGTTTTCTAGGGTCCGGGACTCATTATTCAAAGATTAAATCATTGGTATTCCTTGTGGAGCACACGCAAGTGTTGATTAAACATCTCTAGGGATTTCTTACTTTTGGTATCTCCTCCACCCAACATTGTTGGTAAACCCTAACTGAACccgttcaagattcaagaatcaagaatcGGGGAATACTTCAGAAACTCAGGTCTCTAATTCAAGTGTtgaagcaattaaggtatgtagaacttccatccacgtgtgggaatctctacgttcttccccatgctccgtttcttgatactCATGAAGTacaaaccctagggcattaaacccaacatattggtagcccatagttatgtatttatgtacatgaattt
This window harbors:
- the LOC132054219 gene encoding (+)-neomenthol dehydrogenase-like, yielding MIDPFIPLLLLSPSPRVVNVSSLLGKIKLVSNEWAIKTLSDGVGLTAEKVDEVLNEFLKDFKEGLLKEKGWPTNIAAYRVSKAAMNAHTRILAQKYSSICVNCICPGYTKTDITCNTGPLTPQDAAEGPILLALLPEDGPSGQFFYQKNILTTF